CTGCTGTACTTTATGTATGCTCGATGTTATGCTTAGTTTCTTAGCATCAACAGTTGAACCCAGTAAACCTTTAGCATAGATAGTGTAAAAATTTCCGGCTGTAATATCTACATCTGAAAGTGTAGCTGCAACTGCTTTTGTTGTAGTGTTAACCAGTGAAACTTTGTATTTAGCTGGTTTGATATTTTTAAATTGTGTGAAATCTTTGAAAGCTCTGTTTTTGAAAGTAGTAGTATCACCTTCCAGTACCAGGTCATAAGCTGGTGAGTCTGAAGAAAGGTTAACAAAACGTATTTTACTTTGTCCAACTGCAGGCGCTGTAAAATCATCCTTTAAAAGAAGGAATGAAGAAGTATCATTCTGGCTGATCA
This portion of the Pedobacter lusitanus genome encodes:
- a CDS encoding DUF4397 domain-containing protein, giving the protein MKFNPTLFSKNIKRSTVFIALLGTALSFASCKKDSTPVQQDASAFAITNASPLRDSVDFILNGSRLNGSTPLLFGKTYNYLIVRPGTHQGGLARPGAPKTFYDKNFTLTNGQYQSLYLISQNDTSSFLLLKDDFTAPAVGQSKIRFVNLSSDSPAYDLVLEGDTTTFKNRAFKDFTQFKNIKPAKYKVSLVNTTTKAVAATLSDVDITAGNFYTIYAKGLLGSTVDAKKLSITSSIHKVQQN